The window cctaatcctaaAAGATGTCTTAACAAGACCGGACCAGAGAAAGGGAGCTGGAGGATACTGCCACCGTTACCAGTTCTCGCTAACTCTCCCAAATCACCTGGAATGTGAGATTTTTGTGCCCCTGTCCCTCTTAACTCCCATGAATTCGTTTCATTCCCCAtcatatttcttctctttcttatttttctccctttgccTTCTAATAAggaagagtctggcttagctggccaaaaCTGCCATAGTTTTCAACCttgctgtaagcctgtgatcaAAGAAGCAGCCAAACGCATTGTTCAGAACAGACCAACGCTGGTACACGTTTGCCAGGCAGGTCTCCAATTGGCTGATCAGACCATGGGCcgtgcctgtgtttctccagccaTGAAGCGGCAAGTAAGAGTAAACCCGAGTCAGAAGCCACATGTTCTATCcatgctgttcttttctcttccgTCTTGAGtgggtttgtctttttttgtcTCCTAGGAAACGGGATCGAATTTTTATAATATCAACAACAGCTCCAAGAGCTTTGATATttcaaaaggacagttattaccatgtTTAATACTATCTAAAAGACTTTCCAACAGAGAACTTTTGTCCAaagactctctccagctaaagggaaaggcaaCAAGGGACACTGTCAAAATAAAAGTATTACATCATCCCTGACATTTCAAATGCCTTATCTcttgttccttttttttcccctgtatctttaataaaagaatagaaaaaaaatgttgtggTGTTTTCCATGGTACTACGCAGGCTACTGTTTCTATATTCCTGACCCCAAAGCTTATTTAACACTCTTTAATGTTGCCCATGACAGTGTCATGTTAACATCTTTGTCTCTCTAGGCCCATGTAGTCTATATGAATTAATACAACATTGTCCAAGGTCtgccagcagctcagtggcagaatgaggaatagaattcaggtctcctCACTCCCACAACATGATGTTGTCTCCCAACTAATCCTGGGGAGTAATAACGAAATCCCTTATTAATGTCAACTGAGAGCCCAAAAAAGTGATGGAACAATGTTGAGTACCTACAAAATTGGGCCTGAACTTGGAACGGAGACACCCAAGTGCTGCTTGGCCAATGATTCAGACAGCCAGGGAAGGGTTACAAACACTTTGATAGACGGGATTAGTATTCAAAATgatgttgacaaactggagaattggtctgaaatcaacaatgTGAAATTCAAGAAACACAAGTACAAAATagttcacttaggaaggaaaaatgaaatgcacaatagaaaatggggaataactgcctTGGCAGCAGTACAGCAGAAAAGAACGTGacggttatagtggatcacaaattgaatggtAGCCGATAATGTGATACTGTTCTAAAAAAGCCTAATATTAGACTAAAAGACTAGCATTCTGAGATCTACTGTCACTTTGGCCAAAACATATCAGGATTCCAGCTGCCTTCAGCTACTTGTTCGATCCCTCCATATGACTTTAACTCCTTCCTCACCTGGGTGGGTACGTCTCAGAATGTCCCCATCTTCATCTTCTGTGAGACCCTGAACACATAGATCTTCCCCTCGTTCTATGCTGGAGATCACCACTGGCTTGGGGGTTTTGATTCCTGCTTAGAGAAAAGCATCACCGCTAAGCACTTCTAGGCACAGAAGTGCTGCACTTTCCACAGATGCACATGCAATGTTTGTGCCAATTAGGCAATCAGCTAATTGTGAAGGCTAATAGGCAATTGTTTTCCCTAGAAACATGAACTGCAGCTTATGGTCAACACTCCTGGTAGCCGGCAGTGGTGGGATTGTAAAATTGCTGAGTGGATATTTGgagggaggatcccagagcccaaGCACCAGCCCGAGAACATCTACAATGCAATTTTTAGCCATACAGTCTGAGTCCCACGTcctgagtcaactgacccaggccagccagagCAGCATAGATTAACCCAGCATACACCAGCATAGCTGAACCCAGTCTGCCTTTCTCCTTAACTGTGGTGTTGGCTGGGCTTTCATACTGTAGGCTTGAAGAACACACCATTGTTTTCTGCTCACGTGCTCTGTCTGGGAACTACAAGAGCCAGAATTCTCTTGCACTAAACTGTGGAGCCCTAGTGACCACGGGTGGAAGTGCATCCTCTTGAACATATGCAGTGTAGTTTTAGACCtttcagtcccaggatattagagagatcagctgagtgaggtaataccttttattggaccaacttctgttggtgagagagagttttcctttcccagaccggaagaagagctccgtgtggttcaaaagcttctctctctcaacaacagaaattggcccagtaaaagatactacctcacccacctggtcccCCCATGAACTGGCTGCTCTGCTCAGCTAAACACACCTCTATCCATCCACACCCATGCACCCCTCCTTCCAACCCCATAGACACTGTTCCTCCCAACCATTCATACATATGCTCCATCTCAGTTACGGTgtctctgtgcagcacccagtgcactggggccctgatctcacagACACAGCTCCTCACCTaatgagaccagaatctggtaaTTTTCACACATGATGTGTCTGTAAAGTTGCCTTTGCTCCTCGCCCAGCAGGGCCCACTCCGCTGGGGAGAAATACAAGGCCACATCCTCAAACGTCACCGACATCTGAAAGGACAAACAACCCAACTCAGCACGGCAAAGTTTACACACTGGTGGAGGAATAGCTGTTGCAGGTGAGGCAGATGTATCGTGGTCCATGGAACCGGGAGCGCCCTAGGAGGTTTGAAAGTTTGTACCATTATTATGGGTGCGGGTTTGCGCAGCGTAAAAAAAGTAATGAAGAGTGTTTTCTATGTCTGTGATTCACCACACAGTGGTGGCTCCGAGAGCTGGGCCCGGCCCGCAGCTGTGGGTGTTGTATCCTGTCACAAAGAGCTGCATCACTTCTGAGGCAGCGTCCTCCTGATCCTCTGTCGTGATGCGACAGGCAGGCCAAACATCAGTGAGTGTCACAGCAACCTGGAGCACCAGGTCAAAGCCCCACTTACATTTAGCCTGCACACCTGACCCTCTGTCACcatgctggggggctgggcagacCAAACCTGAGTAGCACTACGACCCTTCTAGCCGTGAGgcaatgcccagagcagggcaCTGGGGGCAGGCAGCCCCATAAGACTCTGCTGGAGCCACTACTGCAGGGTGAATGTGGGGCACTGGAGTGGCATTGTGGGGTGTGTGCAGGGTTGGTTCACTCCCCAggtgctccctccctgggctTGCCCTCTTTCTTGGGCAGGAATTAGGGttacagtgttgtagctgtgttggacccaggatattacagagacaaggtgggggaggtaatatctcttattggaccaactttatTTGTTCTTGAGCTAAACAGAGCAGGGTCCCAAAGCTCAGCCTCCAGCAGGAGCCCAAATGTTTGCACTGCTATTAAACTGCCCCTAGGCTGAGCCCCATCAGCTGGCACAGCCCGGCTGCAGGTTTTAGTTGCCATCTGCACAGACCCTGGGAGCCCCAGCCAGAGAGCTGCAGCTCAAGCAGGAGCAGCCCAGGCTGGTAGCGCTGGAGGCCCCGGGCTGAATCCCCAGCACGCTGCCCGATGGGGCGCTCACAGAAGGAACCTTCTCCCCGCGGTACCCACGGACTCAGCGCAGCCTCCCCCCGCGCTCCCATCGCCGGTGTGTGCAGCGGCCCCGGCCCGGCGCCGAGCCCGGTGCCCCGAGCGGGCCGGTACCAGCGCCCGTGGCACAGGCCAGAGGAACCGACCTAACggacccgccccccagccccggccggtGCCTGCTCTGCGGGGAGGGGTCAGAACCCGGCAGCCCCCGCAGCCCCGCCCCGGAGAAGGGTCCCGCCTGCCCCCGTCAGCGAGCGGGGGGGCTCGGTCGGGCTCTCGCTGGCTGGGGCGCGGACCCTCCCGGGCTCCGCTGCACAGACCGGCCCCCGGGGGGTGGCTCCGGTCCCAGGCGCGGTTCGGCTCCGGCACCAGCAGCCTCCTCCCCAGGCAGCGATTCGCAGCCTCTGCGGCCGGTTCCCTCCCTCCGCGGCCGCCTCTGGCGGCGCCTCCCCGGGCCCCGCTCACCGCCCCGCGCGCCGGGGCTGCAGCCTGCAGAGGGGGCTCGCTCCCGCACGCGCCGCTCGGGCCGGGCTCGGCCCCCGGGTCTCCGCGGCGGGCACGAGAAGGTCCCTCCCTTCGCCCGCCCCCTCGCGCAGTCATTCCTGGGCCTGTCTAGGCTGTGGAGGACCCCGAGCTCTGTGGGGTTAACCCTTAATCATCTCGGTCGGGGAAGCGAGTTGCAGGGGGAGCCACTAGCGGAGACGGGGTGAAGCCGGTTCCCTGTGGGTTGGTGGCTCCCATCCCTTGTGCAAAGGCGGGTATGGCACCAATGTtacagtggggggctgggggccctgtgtaggatggaaaccacttcaacccGGGGGGGCTGCTGTACCTGCACTCCCAGCACCCTAAGTTCCAGGCCCCCTCTTTATTCATCAGGGTGTGAGACCTTTTCAAACATTTCACCAGAATAAATGTGGATTGAGATTCATAACAGTGTCTCTCAGTAAATTAATAGATTTAATAATTATTCAAACCTAGAACTGGGATGTGATTGGCTCTAAGTAATAAAATACTTTCATGGCACTTACAGTGCCCTGAAAAGTGAGACAAGGATATGCCATTCCGCAAGCTGAAACTCTGCATCTGGTCTACACTCTGCTAAATATCAGACCCCGCTGAGTTTCTATTTTGTATCTGATTTAACAGTAGTCATACCAtatgtatgaaaaaaaaaatcaaccgaAAGCAATATTCAACCAAATTGTTTCAGACCGACATGTAATGTTTTCACATAAATTATATGGACAGTTACAATTCAAGAAAGCTCCATGACTAACCTTTCTTGGTCCTTTAGCCATTTTTCCGGTTCTTAATTTGTTTATCTAGAGAACTGTCTtgcagcaaaaaataaataaataaataaataaacaaggagtccttgcggcaccttagagactagcaaatttatttgggcataagcttctgtgggttATGACCCACTTTAttagatacatggagtgaaagatacagtaggcaggtatagacagcccatgaaaagatgggagttgccttaccaagtgggggggtcagtgctaacgaggccaatacagtcagggtggatgtggcccattctcaacagttgacaagaaagtatgatttctgtccatttattcttttgcatagagactgtctggtttggacaatgtacatggcagaggggcattgctggcacccTGACTGAAATGGTCTCATTAGcactacaataaataaataatatttttcctctgctgatattcataccttcttgtcaactgttgggaatgggccacatccgcCCTGACTGTATTgacctcattagcactgaccccccacttggtgaggcaactcccatcttttcatgtgctgtctatttatacctgcctactgtatctttcactccatgcatctgatgaagcggatcacaacccatgaaagcttatgcccaaataaatttgttagtctctaaggtgccacaaggactcgtgggttttttgctgatacagactaacacggctgcccctctgaaacctgtcttgcaGCAGTTACATCTTCACTCTGTTTCAAACTATGAGCACAGTTTAGCTCATATTTGTATTCTCCGCATTTAGGAGGCAGAAAATTCCAAATTCCACAGACCTTACACACCTTTACTTATCTAATTATGTACACAACAGTTTAGCTGGCAGTAGACCATAGCACACAAGTAGCATTAGATAAAGGAAACATTTGCACTAACTGTACCTAGCACACAGTTCATATTTGGCAAACCTTAAGAGAGCATACATCTTGCGTCTGACAGATGTCGCATATACAATAAACAAAGATTCGAACAAGTTAACTACTAGTAAATTAGCAAAATAAAGGTTAGCTCGAGCAGAGTATTCTGTCAGATTTTTAGTAGTTCAAAGCTCTAACACCCCCATTTCTAGAGTGGGAATAAGTGTTTAGAGAATATTACAACTGAACTGAAATGCAGCTGGCATAACCTGCTCCAAAAAGAAAGGCAGTCACAGATAAAGTCAGCACTGCAGGGAAGATTGCAGGTCTTCACTTACACACATGGCAACGCAGCCATTTCAGACTCATAATTCTATTGTATTATTTTATTCCCTCCAAGAACGATGAGACAACAGTGACAAAGTCACATCTCGTCATCGCCCTCCGACAGAGAGGCATGGCCATGGATTTCCCCACTTGAGAAACAGGGAGACACTGACCTGGTTCTGCTGATCAATTTGTTTTGTGGCTGTTTGTTTGATTTGTTTGATTCATGGACTCCAAACTGCAGTCCTGACTCcaatcatctctgtcccagctgcagcctATAATGCTCACAATGGAATGTTTCGGTACCTCTAGGGTTAAATGCTTCCATCTCCAAAACTacacaaaataattttaacaaacTCAGCACCTAAATTTGTGTCTGCTTACTGAAGAGGTGGGAACATTTCAGAGTGGGAGCAAGTTCTCCCACTTTTACAGACTTTGGGAACGGGTGAAGTAAGAGATTGAAGAGGTTCCCTCCATCGAACACAAGGGTCAGGAGTCTCTATCCTGAGTGGGTGCTCTGGTGTTTAGTAAGATATGATGAGCGAGCAAAGCGCTTCCCACACTGAGTGCAGGAATATGGTCGCTCTCCTGGGTGGGTTCTCTGATGCTGAGTAAGAGATGATGAGCGAGCAAAGTGCTTCCCACACTGAAAGCAGGAATATGGTCGCTCTCCTGAATGGATTTTCAGATGTTCAGTGAGAGATGATGAGTGAGCAAAGCGCTTCCCACACTGAGTGCAGGGATAGGGTCGCTCTCCTGAATGGATTCTCAGGTGGTTGGCGAGGCCAGACAATTGGGTGAAACTTTTCCCGCACTCAGTGCAACAatagggtttctctccagtgtggattctctggtggcGAGTGAGATGTTGTAGACGGACAAAGCCTTTTCCACAGTCAGTGCAGCGATAGAGTTCGCCAGTGTGTACTCGCTTGTGTCTAGTGAGACTGTTTGGATGACCAAATACTTTCCCACACTCAGCACAGCAATGGAATCTCCCCGTACTATGAATTTCCCGGTGTCTCCTGAGACTTTGAAGGAGACTGAattttttcccacactcagcacAGCAATAGGGCTGCTCCccagtgtggatcctctgatgtctGATCAGATGTTCTCGCAGACAAAATGTTTTCCCACACTCATGGCACAAGAAGGGTCTCTCTTCGCTGTGGATTTTCAGGTGTCTAGTAAGACTTGATGTAACTTTGAAGCCTTTCCCACATTGGTTACAGCGATGGGGTCTCTTTTCTgagtggattgcctgatgattacGAAATGTTGATGAATCCATAAATCGCTTTCCACACTCAGCGCAggcatagggtctctctcctgagtGGACTCTCTTGTGGATATTAAGAGCCGATATATGGAAGAATCTTTTTCCACATTCAGCACAGcagtagggtctctctcctgtatgtATTCTCTGGTGGGCAGTGAGATGTGATAACTGGTGGAATATCTTCCCACATTCAGAACAGGGATGGTCTCTCTTCTTTCTGTGAGCTTTTCCGTGTGCTCTGAACTCCTTCTTTCTCCTAAAGCTCTCCCCACACTCGCTACAGTGATACAGTTCCTGTCTCCTATGAACCATCCAGTGGTGGCTTATCAGGTCTCTCTGCACCTTGAATTCTTCCCTGCACACACGGCAGGTATATAGGCTCTTTTTGGGCTCAGCTTTTCCCTCTGCAGGAGGCTTTAGATTTGGCCTGGATCTCCTCTGATGGCCTCTTCCGGTTCCTGACTCCTTCCTAGTCAGGTGCTTCCTCTGCCTTTGGAGCCTGCACTGTCTCTTGTGGTGCCTTCCCCGCTCAGATTTCTGGGAATGACTCTCCACTGGTGTTCCTGGGAAAGGCCTGGGTGACTCCAGGTTGCCAGACTCTTCCTCAGGAGTCTGCCCCTCAGCCCTACTCAGTTTCCTCACCCCTGGTTGGTGGGGAAGAGAATTCAGATGTTATTTCTTGTGCTGCTCAGAAAG of the Eretmochelys imbricata isolate rEreImb1 chromosome 6, rEreImb1.hap1, whole genome shotgun sequence genome contains:
- the LOC144267023 gene encoding uncharacterized protein LOC144267023 isoform X1 translates to MVQTFKPPRTLPDPWTTFTSASPATALPLPVCKLCHAELGCLSFQMLLTFEDVAMYFSPAEWALLGEEQRQLYKHVMWENYQTLVSLGIQTPKPVVISSIERGENLCVPGPTEDEDGDILRGTHPDFPDTVETWDWSAIGSSLGFFLTRRYSSGAGVRKLSRAEGQTPEEESGNLESPRPFPGTPVESHSQKSERGRHHKRQCRLQRQRKHLTRKESGTGRGHQRRSRPNLKPPAEGKAEPKKSLYTCRVCREEFKVQRDLISHHWMVHRRQELYHCSECGESFRRKKEFRAHGKAHRKKRDHPCSECGKIFHQLSHLTAHQRIHTGERPYCCAECGKRFFHISALNIHKRVHSGERPYACAECGKRFMDSSTFRNHQAIHSEKRPHRCNQCGKGFKVTSSLTRHLKIHSEERPFLCHECGKTFCLREHLIRHQRIHTGEQPYCCAECGKKFSLLQSLRRHREIHSTGRFHCCAECGKVFGHPNSLTRHKRVHTGELYRCTDCGKGFVRLQHLTRHQRIHTGEKPYCCTECGKSFTQLSGLANHLRIHSGERPYPCTQCGKRFAHSSSLTEHLKIHSGERPYSCFQCGKHFARSSSLTQHQRTHPGERPYSCTQCGKRFARSSYLTKHQSTHSG
- the LOC144267023 gene encoding uncharacterized protein LOC144267023 isoform X2, coding for MLLTFEDVAMYFSPAEWALLGEEQRQLYKHVMWENYQTLVSLGIQTPKPVVISSIERGENLCVPGPTEDEDGDILRGTHPDFPDTVETWDWSAIGSSLGFFLTRRYSSGAGVRKLSRAEGQTPEEESGNLESPRPFPGTPVESHSQKSERGRHHKRQCRLQRQRKHLTRKESGTGRGHQRRSRPNLKPPAEGKAEPKKSLYTCRVCREEFKVQRDLISHHWMVHRRQELYHCSECGESFRRKKEFRAHGKAHRKKRDHPCSECGKIFHQLSHLTAHQRIHTGERPYCCAECGKRFFHISALNIHKRVHSGERPYACAECGKRFMDSSTFRNHQAIHSEKRPHRCNQCGKGFKVTSSLTRHLKIHSEERPFLCHECGKTFCLREHLIRHQRIHTGEQPYCCAECGKKFSLLQSLRRHREIHSTGRFHCCAECGKVFGHPNSLTRHKRVHTGELYRCTDCGKGFVRLQHLTRHQRIHTGEKPYCCTECGKSFTQLSGLANHLRIHSGERPYPCTQCGKRFAHSSSLTEHLKIHSGERPYSCFQCGKHFARSSSLTQHQRTHPGERPYSCTQCGKRFARSSYLTKHQSTHSG